The following are encoded together in the bacterium genome:
- a CDS encoding citrate synthase (catalyzes the formation of citrate from acetyl-CoA and oxaloacetate) has protein sequence HALDIPEEYYTTIFACSRITGWVAHILEQYANNRLIRPTSKYIGMFNRRFVPLSEREEPSR, from the coding sequence AGCATGCGCTCGATATTCCTGAAGAATATTATACGACCATTTTCGCCTGTTCGAGAATTACCGGATGGGTTGCCCACATTCTGGAACAGTATGCAAACAACCGTCTCATCCGCCCGACTTCGAAATACATCGGTATGTTCAACCGCAGGTTTGTACCGTTATCGGAACGCGAAGAGCCGTCTCGTTAA
- a CDS encoding formate--tetrahydrofolate ligase: protein MLSDLEIAQRAKMKHVYEIAGMLGIGEDDIELYGKYKAKISLDVLEKFKKKRTMAKYIDVTAITPTPLGEGKTVTTIGLSQALNHVGKLAICCIRQPSMGPTFGIKGGAAGGGYSQVVPMEDFNLHLTGDIHAVGVAHNLLAAFIDNHISKGNTLEIEPTSIAWNRVVDISDRALRDIVIGLGGKANGIPRQTGFDITVASEIMAVLALCTSLEDLRKRLGRIIIGETTSGTPVTADDLRCAGAMTVLMRDAVKPTLMQTIENTPVLVHAGPFANIAHGNSSIIADLIATRTGEFVVTESGFGADIGAEKFFNIKCRASGLRPNAAVLVTTVRALKMHSGRFKVVAGKLLDTGLLKENIKAVEEGAGNLVKQIENIRLFGVPVVVAINRFDTDTAREHKTVKRIALEAGAQAAVVSNMWAKGGKGGVELAEAVIEAAETPTDFRFLYELDAPLKEKIMAIATRIYGASGVDFSPLATKQIDHFTALGFGNLPICMAKTHLSLSHDSRLKGRPVGFELPIREVRLSAGAGFVYPLVGEIRTMPGLPTVPAGANIDIDDDGKVVGLF, encoded by the coding sequence ATGCTGTCAGACCTTGAAATTGCGCAGCGGGCAAAGATGAAGCATGTTTACGAAATCGCCGGAATGCTCGGAATCGGGGAGGATGATATTGAGCTTTATGGAAAGTATAAAGCTAAAATTTCGCTCGATGTTCTTGAGAAATTCAAGAAAAAACGCACCATGGCAAAGTATATCGATGTGACCGCGATAACTCCCACACCGCTCGGTGAAGGTAAAACCGTCACAACTATCGGTCTTTCCCAGGCGCTCAATCATGTAGGAAAGCTGGCGATCTGCTGTATCAGGCAGCCCTCGATGGGGCCTACATTCGGCATCAAGGGCGGTGCAGCCGGCGGAGGGTACTCGCAGGTTGTTCCCATGGAGGATTTCAATCTCCATCTGACCGGCGATATTCATGCTGTCGGCGTTGCACACAACCTTCTTGCGGCGTTTATCGACAATCATATCAGCAAAGGCAACACGCTCGAGATCGAACCGACGAGTATCGCATGGAACCGTGTTGTGGACATCTCCGACCGGGCGCTCCGTGATATTGTGATCGGTCTCGGGGGAAAGGCGAACGGGATACCGAGGCAGACCGGATTCGATATAACCGTCGCTTCGGAGATCATGGCCGTTCTTGCCTTGTGCACGAGCCTCGAAGACCTCCGTAAACGGCTGGGCAGGATCATCATCGGCGAGACGACAAGCGGAACGCCTGTGACAGCCGATGATCTCAGGTGCGCCGGAGCGATGACCGTGCTCATGCGGGATGCTGTCAAGCCCACGCTTATGCAGACGATCGAGAACACTCCGGTACTCGTTCATGCAGGACCGTTTGCCAATATAGCCCATGGCAATTCTTCGATTATCGCCGACCTGATAGCCACGCGAACAGGGGAATTTGTGGTCACCGAGAGCGGCTTCGGCGCGGACATCGGGGCAGAGAAATTTTTCAATATCAAGTGCCGGGCTTCGGGACTCAGGCCCAATGCCGCCGTGCTCGTGACAACGGTCAGAGCGCTCAAGATGCACTCCGGCCGTTTCAAGGTTGTTGCGGGAAAACTGCTCGATACCGGACTTCTCAAGGAGAATATAAAGGCGGTGGAAGAGGGTGCGGGCAATCTTGTCAAGCAGATTGAAAATATCCGTCTTTTCGGCGTTCCTGTTGTGGTGGCGATCAACCGTTTCGATACCGATACCGCCAGGGAACATAAAACGGTCAAGCGGATTGCGCTTGAAGCCGGTGCGCAGGCTGCGGTGGTGAGCAACATGTGGGCAAAAGGGGGGAAAGGCGGTGTCGAACTCGCGGAAGCAGTTATCGAGGCTGCGGAAACACCGACCGACTTCAGATTTCTCTATGAGCTCGATGCCCCGCTGAAGGAGAAGATTATGGCGATTGCGACCAGAATCTACGGTGCTTCCGGCGTTGACTTCAGCCCTCTCGCAACGAAGCAGATCGATCATTTCACCGCTTTGGGATTCGGCAATCTCCCCATATGTATGGCGAAAACCCACCTGTCGCTCTCGCATGATTCAAGGCTCAAGGGCCGGCCTGTGGGATTCGAGCTCCCCATCCGTGAAGTCAGGCTTTCCGCCGGCGCCGGATTTGTGTATCCCCTTGTCGGCGAGATACGCACCATGCCGGGATTGCCCACCGTACCGGCAGGAGCAAACATCGATATCGACGATGACGGAAAGGTTGTCGGGCTTTTCTGA
- the folD gene encoding bifunctional methylenetetrahydrofolate dehydrogenase/methenyltetrahydrofolate cyclohydrolase FolD yields MARLIDGKAIAQEMQEEMKAKVAGLKEKGIVPGLAAILVGDNPASHTYVRNKEKACERVGIFSDTYRLPASTTEGDLLALVDDINHNNRFHGILVQLPLPEHIDEGKILLKINPDKDVDGFHPVNVGKMVVGQPCFLPCTPHGCKILLERSGIETDGKHLVIVGRSNIVGKPLANIMLQKEKGANAIVTVCHTGADNLSYYTRQADILVVAVGRPDVVNGDMVKEGVVVIDVGTNRIDDPSKKSGVRLVGDVDFDSVAPKASAITPVPGGVGPMTITMLLHNTIESAMRKL; encoded by the coding sequence ATGGCACGGTTAATTGACGGCAAGGCAATCGCGCAGGAAATGCAGGAGGAAATGAAAGCGAAGGTTGCCGGGCTGAAAGAGAAAGGGATAGTACCCGGGCTTGCAGCCATTCTTGTCGGCGACAATCCTGCATCTCATACGTATGTCCGAAACAAGGAAAAAGCGTGCGAACGGGTAGGTATCTTTTCCGATACGTACCGCCTTCCGGCTTCGACTACCGAAGGCGACCTCCTTGCTCTGGTTGATGATATCAATCACAACAACCGGTTTCATGGGATTCTTGTTCAGCTTCCGCTTCCCGAACATATAGACGAAGGGAAAATTCTTCTTAAAATCAATCCCGATAAGGATGTCGATGGTTTTCATCCGGTGAATGTCGGGAAAATGGTTGTAGGGCAGCCGTGTTTTCTGCCGTGCACTCCACACGGCTGTAAAATCCTTCTCGAACGATCCGGCATCGAGACTGACGGGAAACATCTGGTCATTGTCGGGCGTTCAAATATTGTGGGTAAGCCGCTCGCCAACATTATGCTTCAGAAAGAAAAGGGTGCTAACGCCATTGTCACGGTCTGTCATACCGGAGCTGATAACCTTTCGTATTACACGCGGCAGGCCGATATTCTTGTCGTAGCAGTGGGAAGGCCGGACGTGGTTAACGGTGACATGGTGAAAGAAGGCGTTGTGGTCATCGATGTGGGCACAAACAGGATCGATGACCCGTCGAAAAAGAGCGGTGTACGCCTTGTCGGTGATGTGGATTTCGATTCGGTCGCCCCGAAAGCTTCCGCCATAACGCCTGTTCCCGGCGGAGTAGGCCCGATGACCATTACAATGCTCCTGCATAATACCATCGAATCTGCGATGCGGAAGCTTTGA
- the tilS gene encoding tRNA lysidine(34) synthetase TilS, with translation MCDEFEKKVSEFCRLHGLFSDGDTVLAALSGGGDSVCLLTVLVRLKEEFGITVEAAHFNHSLRGDESDRDEVFCRELCSRMNIHLTVLRIPEGELARRKGSLETAAREARIAFLEHTCAARNLNRIATGHTLDDQAETVLQRILRGTGPAGLRGILPSRDAWVRPLLWAERSEIRRYLSSSGIGFREDSSNTDTAFFRNRIRLELMPLLERSFSPNIRGCLTRLAELSATQENFLLERMMAAFHVCCIHADAYKILLDKPAFMGYHKVLRQRMVRYCLEKLEGAGRDTDMDEVETILDRIADGSEGHDITAGIHCEAGDRTVTFAAPVSDYGPVPLNIPGETVIPGDGGVIVSDTAAPDSVVDGRVRIRVSTALMEKYGNLTIGQVKRGEFMTPFGLKRPVKIRDIMSSVSLPKVLRRAMPVVRAGAMAVWIPGLKSSEYLRIDEKERNGKTGESIILRLKNGLQWPSEARM, from the coding sequence ATGTGCGATGAGTTTGAAAAAAAGGTGAGTGAATTCTGTAGACTTCATGGATTGTTCTCCGACGGCGACACCGTACTTGCAGCGTTATCCGGCGGAGGTGATTCCGTGTGTCTGCTCACTGTTCTTGTCCGTTTGAAAGAAGAGTTTGGTATTACCGTCGAGGCGGCGCACTTCAACCATTCCCTGAGAGGCGATGAGTCCGACCGTGATGAAGTGTTCTGCCGCGAGTTGTGCTCCCGAATGAACATTCATCTCACCGTACTGAGAATCCCGGAAGGAGAGCTGGCCCGGAGGAAAGGCTCCCTTGAAACCGCAGCCCGTGAGGCGCGGATCGCTTTTCTCGAACATACATGTGCGGCGAGGAATTTGAACAGGATTGCCACCGGTCATACCCTCGATGACCAGGCTGAAACGGTTCTCCAGCGGATTCTGAGGGGAACGGGGCCTGCGGGACTCCGCGGGATTCTGCCATCCCGTGATGCATGGGTACGGCCCTTGCTCTGGGCTGAACGGTCTGAAATCCGCAGGTATCTCTCCTCATCCGGCATCGGTTTCCGCGAGGACTCGAGCAACACCGATACCGCCTTTTTCCGCAACAGGATACGGCTTGAGCTTATGCCGTTACTGGAACGTTCGTTTTCTCCGAACATACGCGGTTGTCTGACGCGGCTTGCAGAGTTGTCCGCAACCCAGGAGAATTTCCTGCTGGAGCGGATGATGGCTGCTTTTCATGTGTGCTGTATCCACGCTGATGCATACAAAATACTCCTTGATAAACCGGCATTTATGGGGTATCATAAAGTATTGCGGCAGCGTATGGTAAGATACTGCCTGGAAAAACTTGAAGGCGCCGGCCGTGATACAGACATGGATGAAGTCGAAACAATTCTTGACCGTATCGCGGATGGTTCTGAGGGGCATGATATTACCGCGGGGATTCACTGCGAGGCAGGGGACAGGACTGTGACATTTGCGGCGCCGGTGAGCGATTATGGTCCCGTTCCGTTGAATATCCCCGGCGAAACGGTTATTCCGGGGGATGGCGGAGTAATCGTGTCCGATACAGCGGCGCCGGACAGTGTGGTCGATGGCAGGGTGCGTATCCGTGTCAGTACGGCTCTCATGGAAAAGTATGGGAATCTGACCATCGGGCAGGTAAAACGCGGCGAATTCATGACACCGTTCGGCTTGAAGCGGCCGGTGAAAATCCGTGATATCATGTCCTCTGTTTCACTCCCGAAGGTTCTGAGGAGAGCGATGCCTGTGGTTCGCGCAGGGGCCATGGCTGTATGGATTCCCGGCCTGAAATCCTCGGAATACTTGAGGATCGATGAAAAGGAGAGAAACGGGAAAACCGGAGAATCGATAATTCTTCGGCTCAAAAACGGACTTCAATGGCCCTCTGAAGCCCGTATGTAA
- the ftsH gene encoding ATP-dependent zinc metalloprotease FtsH — translation MGHRLAFIVLLVLLGIMLWKQMNSQTSDYYKANYTVFNTLLTAKRIDKARIRNMTLEAKLTEPMKLGDSGDNRQYTGIIVSIGNYDQTLIDKLVSQGVQLTIEPERTWMNILISSLPWILIFGIWLFIIRQMQGGPKGVFTFGKSKAKLMAENQQKATFADVAGVEEAKVELQEVIEFLKEPRKFQRLGGKIPKGALLVGPPGTGKTLLARAVAGEAGVPFFSMSGSDFVEMFVGVGASRVRDLFDQGKNNAPCIIFIDEIDAVGRQRGAGIGGGHDEREQTLNQLLVEMDGFESNEGVILLAATNRPDVLDPALLRPGRFDRQIVVDWPDVKAREEILRVHVKKIQADLKVDLKSIAKGTPGMTGADLANVVNEAALLAARLNRSKVTMIDFEEAKDKVMMGTARKSLVITEEEKRLTAYHEAGHVLVSKFVPQSDPVHKVSIVARGRALGLTHFLPQDERHNWSYNYCIGKLTVLLGGRAAEIVKFGDITNGASNDIEQATLMARKMVCEWGMSKRLGPLTFGKKESEIFLGREIATHKDYSEETAIAIDREIRRIVEAAQQQAETIVMEHTDKLELLTAELLKREVLAGNEIDRVLNMSSTQPKRQGRSRRRRPPKNTPQQSTPRDEKPRETKEVSPRESVTVASAPEVREAVEAVTPVRPANQNRRRDARKKAPATDDNAQKESKTPDDSSDKTKARRTRMIRIKTGGRRRVIKKAPAQKIRKIK, via the coding sequence TTGGGACACCGTCTTGCATTTATCGTTCTTCTGGTTCTTCTGGGAATCATGCTCTGGAAACAGATGAATTCTCAGACATCCGATTATTATAAGGCCAATTATACGGTGTTCAATACGCTGCTCACTGCCAAAAGAATAGATAAGGCACGCATAAGGAACATGACACTCGAAGCAAAACTTACCGAACCAATGAAGCTCGGAGACTCCGGTGATAATCGCCAGTACACCGGAATTATCGTTTCCATCGGGAATTATGACCAGACTCTGATCGACAAACTGGTTTCTCAGGGAGTTCAGCTGACGATCGAGCCTGAGCGGACATGGATGAATATTCTTATATCTTCGCTCCCCTGGATTCTGATTTTCGGTATATGGCTCTTTATTATCCGTCAGATGCAGGGAGGACCGAAAGGTGTGTTTACCTTCGGAAAATCCAAAGCGAAGCTTATGGCTGAGAATCAGCAGAAAGCTACATTCGCCGATGTGGCCGGTGTCGAGGAAGCAAAAGTCGAGCTTCAGGAAGTTATCGAATTTCTCAAGGAACCCCGGAAATTCCAGCGCCTCGGGGGTAAAATTCCCAAGGGCGCTCTCCTTGTCGGCCCTCCGGGAACCGGCAAAACCCTCCTTGCGCGAGCTGTTGCGGGCGAAGCGGGTGTGCCGTTTTTCAGCATGAGCGGTTCCGATTTTGTCGAGATGTTCGTGGGCGTCGGCGCATCGCGTGTCAGGGACCTTTTCGATCAGGGGAAAAACAACGCCCCATGCATTATCTTTATCGATGAGATCGATGCGGTCGGACGCCAGCGCGGAGCGGGAATCGGCGGTGGTCATGACGAGCGTGAGCAGACCCTCAATCAGCTCCTTGTCGAGATGGACGGTTTCGAATCGAATGAAGGCGTCATTCTTCTTGCGGCGACCAACAGGCCCGATGTACTTGATCCGGCGCTGCTCAGGCCGGGAAGGTTTGACCGTCAGATCGTGGTAGACTGGCCGGATGTAAAAGCCCGTGAGGAAATTCTCCGGGTTCATGTGAAAAAAATTCAGGCCGATCTCAAGGTGGACCTGAAAAGTATTGCAAAAGGAACTCCGGGGATGACCGGCGCCGATCTTGCCAATGTCGTCAACGAAGCTGCCCTTCTTGCTGCACGCCTGAACCGTAGTAAAGTTACCATGATCGATTTTGAGGAAGCGAAGGACAAGGTCATGATGGGCACTGCGAGAAAAAGTCTCGTCATCACCGAAGAAGAAAAGCGTCTGACCGCGTATCATGAGGCGGGACATGTACTCGTGTCCAAGTTCGTGCCGCAGTCCGATCCCGTGCACAAGGTTTCGATTGTGGCACGCGGACGGGCGCTCGGCCTGACCCATTTTCTGCCTCAGGACGAACGTCATAACTGGTCGTACAACTACTGTATAGGTAAACTGACAGTGTTGCTCGGCGGCCGTGCAGCGGAAATTGTCAAATTCGGAGATATCACGAACGGAGCTTCGAACGATATCGAACAGGCGACCCTGATGGCCCGGAAGATGGTATGCGAGTGGGGAATGAGCAAACGGCTTGGGCCGCTCACGTTCGGCAAGAAGGAAAGTGAGATATTCCTTGGCCGTGAGATAGCCACTCATAAGGACTATTCCGAGGAAACCGCCATCGCAATCGACCGTGAAATCCGCAGGATTGTTGAAGCGGCTCAGCAGCAGGCGGAAACGATTGTCATGGAACATACTGACAAGCTTGAGCTTCTGACTGCGGAGCTCCTGAAAAGAGAGGTTCTCGCCGGAAACGAAATCGACCGTGTGCTCAATATGTCTTCGACCCAGCCAAAACGTCAGGGACGGAGCCGCAGGAGAAGACCGCCGAAAAATACGCCTCAGCAATCCACCCCCCGTGATGAGAAACCGCGCGAGACGAAAGAGGTATCGCCGAGGGAAAGCGTAACCGTGGCAAGTGCGCCCGAGGTTCGTGAGGCCGTGGAAGCGGTTACTCCCGTGCGCCCGGCTAACCAGAACAGAAGACGCGATGCCCGGAAGAAAGCACCTGCAACGGACGATAACGCACAAAAAGAATCGAAGACTCCCGATGATTCCTCTGACAAAACGAAAGCCCGGCGAACGAGGATGATCCGCATAAAAACGGGCGGGAGAAGGAGAGTAATAAAGAAAGCACCGGCCCAGAAGATTCGGAAAATAAAGTGA
- the folE gene encoding GTP cyclohydrolase I FolE: MDSEKIKKGVLLILEGIGEDPGREGLQHTPERVAEFYREFFSGLEKDPQKEIRVFCTKNQDEMIILRDISFVSMCEHHLLPFFGKAHIAYVPDSNRIVGISSLARVVETLARRPQLQERMTTDIAEYIIEAIKPKGVMVVLEAEHMCMTIRGVKKPGTKILTSAIRGIMRTAPSRAEAYSMIMRDR; encoded by the coding sequence ATGGACAGTGAAAAAATAAAAAAGGGTGTGCTGCTTATTCTCGAGGGAATCGGTGAGGATCCGGGCCGGGAAGGACTCCAGCACACTCCTGAGCGGGTCGCTGAATTTTACCGGGAATTTTTTTCGGGACTGGAGAAAGACCCTCAGAAAGAAATACGGGTATTCTGCACGAAAAATCAAGATGAGATGATTATTCTCCGGGATATTTCCTTTGTGTCGATGTGCGAACATCATCTCCTTCCGTTCTTCGGGAAAGCTCATATTGCATATGTGCCTGATTCCAATAGAATTGTAGGAATTTCTTCCCTTGCGAGGGTTGTTGAAACCCTTGCGCGGAGACCTCAGCTTCAGGAGCGTATGACAACCGATATCGCCGAGTATATAATCGAGGCAATAAAACCGAAAGGCGTTATGGTCGTTCTCGAGGCAGAGCACATGTGCATGACTATCCGCGGAGTGAAAAAGCCTGGAACAAAGATTCTCACTTCCGCTATCAGGGGTATTATGCGAACCGCTCCGTCACGGGCCGAGGCATACAGCATGATCATGCGTGACCGTTGA
- the folP gene encoding dihydropteroate synthase codes for MHFTVGSHTCDGIRPAVMGILNITPDSFYEGSRFPDCERAVERALEMVGEGADIIDVGGESSRPGAEQITIEEELERVIPIIKRLAPQISIPVSIDTYHAEVAARALDAGAVMVNDISALRFDPDIADVVAASGASVVLMHMQGNPQTMQTDPHYDDVVGEILDFLKERVSHAVSKGIQRERILVDPGIGFGKKLEHNCAILRHVGRFHETGCAVLVGASRKRMIQAVTGAPVGERIWGTAAIVAHCVCSGVEVHRVHDVGAMRQVCDVAAAVRG; via the coding sequence TTGCACTTTACCGTGGGATCACATACCTGTGATGGCATCCGTCCGGCTGTGATGGGAATTCTCAATATCACACCCGATTCCTTTTACGAGGGCAGCAGATTTCCGGACTGCGAACGGGCAGTGGAAAGAGCGCTCGAAATGGTCGGGGAAGGTGCTGATATCATCGATGTTGGCGGTGAATCGAGCCGTCCCGGGGCCGAGCAGATCACTATCGAAGAAGAGCTGGAACGGGTGATCCCGATCATAAAACGTCTGGCGCCGCAGATTTCGATACCTGTATCGATAGATACATACCATGCGGAGGTTGCGGCCCGTGCACTCGATGCCGGGGCTGTCATGGTCAATGACATTTCCGCTCTACGTTTCGATCCCGATATTGCCGATGTTGTCGCTGCTTCCGGGGCGTCTGTCGTTCTCATGCACATGCAGGGTAATCCGCAGACCATGCAGACGGACCCGCACTATGATGATGTCGTCGGGGAGATTCTGGATTTTTTGAAGGAACGGGTTTCCCATGCAGTATCAAAGGGAATCCAGCGGGAACGGATTCTTGTCGATCCCGGAATAGGCTTCGGCAAGAAGCTCGAACATAACTGTGCAATTCTGCGGCATGTGGGGCGGTTTCATGAGACCGGCTGCGCCGTTCTCGTTGGGGCATCGAGAAAAAGAATGATACAGGCTGTTACGGGAGCTCCGGTCGGCGAACGTATCTGGGGCACCGCTGCCATCGTCGCCCACTGCGTATGCAGTGGAGTCGAGGTTCACCGTGTACATGATGTTGGCGCCATGCGGCAGGTCTGTGATGTTGCCGCCGCTGTCAGGGGTTAA